Proteins co-encoded in one Sulfurospirillum arsenophilum NBRC 109478 genomic window:
- the bioD gene encoding dethiobiotin synthase, with protein MKYPPIFITATNTDVGKTYTTLKLLEALSAKGLKVGVMKPIETGVITHPLDATLLFENAKRLNPSLEVLKMRDITPYQFELPAAPYVAKGRKKISLELLESAYAKIEALCDIVLIEGAGGLLVPIEEDLYMYDFIRLFHAKTLLVGHDQLGCINDVLLNLHLLDTLGVDDYEWCINFREDRDSFDKITLPFFKKLFGRVLSLQENMDEILESLVAYRDTHVDKL; from the coding sequence ATGAAATACCCTCCGATTTTTATTACCGCGACCAATACCGATGTTGGCAAAACCTACACCACGCTCAAACTTCTTGAAGCGCTCAGCGCAAAAGGACTTAAAGTGGGTGTGATGAAACCTATTGAAACAGGGGTTATCACCCATCCCCTTGATGCTACGCTTCTTTTTGAGAACGCAAAACGGTTAAATCCTTCCCTTGAAGTTTTGAAGATGAGAGATATCACTCCGTATCAGTTTGAACTTCCTGCTGCTCCCTATGTCGCTAAAGGGCGCAAAAAGATTAGCCTTGAGCTGTTAGAGAGTGCTTATGCAAAGATCGAAGCGCTTTGTGACATTGTGCTCATTGAAGGGGCTGGTGGGCTTTTAGTGCCTATTGAAGAAGATCTTTACATGTACGATTTTATTCGACTCTTTCATGCTAAAACACTGCTTGTTGGACACGATCAATTAGGATGCATCAATGATGTTTTACTGAACCTTCATCTGCTTGATACGCTTGGTGTGGACGATTATGAGTGGTGTATTAACTTTAGAGAGGATCGTGACTCTTTTGATAAAATCACTCTACCATTCTTCAAAAAGCTGTTTGGTAGAGTGCTTTCGTTACAAGAAAATATGGACGAAATTCTTGAGAGCTTAGTAGCTTACCGTGACACTCATGTGGATAAACTCTAA
- a CDS encoding M3 family oligoendopeptidase, which translates to MNWDLSALYENEALLEADLKDAASRAKSLECVCKGKLKELHVNEFLESIREYESINEKLGRIMTYAFLKFATNSDNGGFYAKYQQAHSNIAENLLFFELEFNKLSKSKQEELIASAPMYKYYLESLVEEKPYQLSQKEERILLKKEMTSASAFSRLFDEHFSRLKFAYEGEKLSEEEILSKLQDADRNVRQKAASAFTKGLKPHQPLLAYIFNMIKTDLASECELRGYKNAEQPRHMDNKITQKSVDALVKSAESSFHLVQDYYVQKAKLLGLPELYEYDRYAPLEASSATFDFQTSKQIVLDAFKKFNPKFYEIASIAFEKGWIDVLPKDKKRGGAFSHPATPSTHPYVLLNHTDTRRDLFTLAHELGHAIHQYLSRDVGYLGSDTPLTTSETASVFAEMLVFDAIKDNLSVSEKRSLYASKIEDIFSTLYRQINFTTFERKVHAHEGELDLATFNHYWTQESQKMFGKSITLSKDYDLWWSYIPHFIHSPFYCYAYSYGQLLVLALYGLYKKSDKAAFVQNYTSFLSAGGSQSPKELIKKFGFDIEDEHFWQLGISEIESLLKEFKGMCDA; encoded by the coding sequence TTGAATTGGGATTTATCGGCACTGTATGAAAACGAAGCATTATTAGAGGCAGATTTAAAGGATGCCGCATCGCGTGCAAAAAGCTTAGAATGTGTTTGCAAAGGAAAACTCAAAGAGTTACATGTAAACGAATTTTTAGAATCCATTCGAGAGTATGAATCGATTAACGAGAAGCTTGGTCGTATTATGACGTATGCATTTTTGAAATTTGCAACAAACAGTGATAATGGTGGCTTTTATGCCAAGTATCAGCAAGCACATTCCAACATTGCTGAAAACCTTCTCTTTTTTGAACTTGAATTTAACAAACTTTCAAAATCTAAGCAAGAAGAATTGATCGCTTCTGCTCCCATGTATAAGTACTATTTAGAGTCATTGGTCGAAGAAAAGCCTTATCAACTCAGCCAAAAAGAGGAGCGCATTCTTCTTAAAAAAGAGATGACTTCTGCTTCCGCCTTTAGCCGACTTTTTGATGAACATTTTAGCCGTTTAAAGTTTGCCTATGAGGGTGAAAAACTCTCTGAAGAAGAGATCCTGAGTAAACTCCAAGATGCTGATCGTAATGTACGACAAAAAGCTGCCAGTGCCTTTACTAAGGGTTTAAAACCACATCAACCTCTTTTGGCGTACATCTTTAATATGATTAAAACTGATCTTGCGAGTGAGTGCGAACTTCGTGGCTATAAAAATGCAGAACAACCACGCCATATGGACAATAAAATCACGCAAAAAAGTGTTGATGCTTTGGTGAAAAGTGCGGAGAGTAGCTTTCATTTGGTGCAAGACTATTATGTGCAAAAAGCAAAACTTTTGGGTCTGCCAGAACTTTACGAGTACGATCGTTACGCTCCACTTGAAGCTTCGAGTGCTACGTTTGATTTTCAAACATCCAAGCAAATCGTTTTAGATGCTTTTAAAAAGTTTAATCCTAAATTTTATGAAATTGCTTCTATTGCATTTGAAAAAGGGTGGATCGATGTTTTACCTAAAGATAAAAAAAGAGGTGGGGCTTTTTCCCATCCTGCAACACCGAGTACGCATCCATATGTACTTTTAAACCATACCGATACCAGACGCGATCTTTTCACCCTTGCTCATGAACTAGGACACGCGATTCATCAGTACCTCTCACGCGATGTAGGGTATTTGGGAAGTGATACTCCTTTGACAACCTCAGAGACAGCTTCCGTTTTTGCAGAGATGCTGGTGTTTGATGCGATCAAAGATAATTTGAGTGTGAGCGAAAAGCGTTCGTTGTATGCGAGTAAAATCGAAGATATTTTCTCTACCCTTTACAGACAGATCAATTTTACCACGTTTGAGCGTAAAGTACATGCCCATGAGGGTGAGCTGGACCTTGCAACATTCAATCATTACTGGACGCAAGAGAGTCAAAAAATGTTTGGCAAGAGTATTACGCTGAGCAAAGATTATGACCTTTGGTGGAGCTATATTCCCCATTTTATTCACTCTCCATTTTACTGCTATGCATACAGTTATGGACAGCTACTGGTCTTAGCACTTTATGGGCTTTATAAAAAAAGTGATAAAGCAGCTTTTGTGCAAAACTACACCAGTTTCCTCAGTGCGGGCGGTAGCCAAAGCCCTAAAGAGTTGATTAAAAAATTTGGTTTTGACATTGAAGATGAGCATTTTTGGCAATTAGGTATTAGTGAAATAGAATCCCTCTTGAAAGAGTTTAAAGGAATGTGTGATGCTTGA
- a CDS encoding aminotransferase class IV, which yields MSCVIKSISPCFETLKAVDGEVGHIAFHQARFDKTRKELYGTTQKIVLSEHLFPPKEFTCRVRVEYANEIQKIEYIPYTPRNLQTFALVEADIDYAYKYCNREALNAHLREDVDDVIFTCKGELKDTSIANIALFIDGEWKTPLRPFLEGTTRARLLASGMIKAELLDIKSLQKSEKFAIMNALVGFKIIKNVCIKD from the coding sequence ATGAGTTGTGTGATAAAGTCTATATCCCCGTGTTTTGAAACGCTAAAAGCGGTGGATGGCGAAGTAGGGCATATTGCATTTCATCAAGCACGGTTTGATAAAACGCGTAAAGAGCTTTATGGCACAACGCAAAAGATCGTGCTTTCCGAGCATTTGTTCCCACCCAAAGAGTTTACATGTAGAGTGCGCGTTGAGTATGCCAATGAGATTCAAAAGATTGAGTATATTCCTTACACACCGCGCAACTTACAAACATTTGCACTCGTAGAAGCTGACATAGACTACGCTTACAAATACTGCAACAGAGAGGCTTTAAATGCGCATTTGCGCGAAGACGTCGATGATGTCATCTTTACATGTAAAGGCGAACTTAAAGATACCAGCATTGCCAATATTGCACTCTTTATAGATGGAGAATGGAAAACACCGCTTCGTCCGTTTTTAGAGGGAACAACCAGAGCTAGATTGTTAGCCAGTGGTATGATTAAGGCTGAATTATTGGACATCAAAAGCCTCCAAAAATCGGAGAAATTTGCTATAATGAATGCGCTTGTAGGATTTAAAATAATTAAAAATGTATGTATTAAGGACTAA
- a CDS encoding damage-control phosphatase ARMT1 family protein, producing the protein MKLHEHCLTCIYDQTKRVCELLHVNTEQAHAIDLLAHQHIKAFDMNQTPPHNAAPLYEAMAELLNVDDLYAEFKTASSQKAKAFLPFCKSKIQNAQNKLFEATKTAVAGNVIDLAAVMLYDLEEELEKIYHTPFAIDDFKALEKQLAHTQTLVYLADNAGEEIFDKLYIQTIKELYPNIEVYYFVRGRPIINDLTCKDALASRMDEVAIIVDSGVPTPGLAMEFMNENARAIFEKAECIIAKGMGNYECLGETKGLPIFFLFKVKCNVVAKAVGAQLGNIICKRGL; encoded by the coding sequence ATGAAACTACACGAACACTGTTTAACTTGTATTTATGACCAAACCAAACGCGTTTGTGAACTTTTACATGTAAATACTGAACAAGCTCATGCGATTGATCTCTTAGCACATCAGCACATTAAAGCATTTGATATGAACCAAACACCTCCTCACAATGCCGCACCTTTGTATGAAGCTATGGCAGAGCTTTTAAATGTCGATGATCTTTACGCTGAGTTTAAAACAGCTTCATCGCAAAAAGCGAAAGCTTTTCTTCCTTTCTGCAAAAGCAAAATTCAAAATGCTCAGAATAAACTCTTTGAAGCGACCAAAACAGCTGTGGCGGGCAATGTAATTGATCTGGCCGCTGTGATGTTGTATGACCTCGAAGAAGAGCTAGAGAAGATTTACCATACTCCTTTTGCGATTGATGATTTTAAAGCGCTTGAGAAGCAATTAGCACATACTCAAACATTGGTTTATTTGGCGGATAATGCAGGTGAAGAAATTTTTGATAAGCTCTATATTCAAACTATTAAAGAGCTCTATCCAAACATTGAAGTTTATTATTTTGTACGTGGTCGTCCTATTATTAATGATCTTACATGTAAAGACGCATTAGCTTCAAGGATGGATGAAGTAGCAATAATTGTTGATAGTGGCGTGCCAACACCTGGTCTTGCTATGGAATTCATGAACGAAAATGCACGTGCTATTTTTGAAAAAGCAGAGTGCATCATCGCCAAAGGGATGGGAAATTATGAGTGTTTGGGTGAAACCAAAGGGCTACCTATTTTCTTTCTCTTTAAAGTGAAGTGCAATGTGGTAGCCAAAGCTGTGGGAGCACAGCTTGGCAATATTATCTGTAAACGGGGACTTTAA
- the trmD gene encoding tRNA (guanosine(37)-N1)-methyltransferase TrmD translates to MRFTYVTLFENLIASYFEDSILKRAIAKELLSVDFSNPRDYTNNKHGKVDDYQASGGAGLVLFPQPLFDLLRQIKQESPEAYIIFPTPSGKLFTQNDAKRLALKKHVVFVSGRYEGIDERVIETFADELFCIGDYVLTGGELPSLVMSDAISRNIKGVLGNEDSLSMESFESPLLEAPCFSKPPVYENKSVPSEFLKGNHAKITSLKNKMSESKTQYFRPDLFSRFSVKH, encoded by the coding sequence ATGCGTTTTACCTATGTAACGCTTTTTGAAAACTTGATTGCTTCTTATTTTGAAGACTCAATCTTGAAACGTGCCATTGCAAAAGAGCTTTTGAGTGTTGATTTTTCTAATCCTCGTGATTATACAAACAACAAACATGGTAAAGTGGATGACTACCAAGCCAGTGGCGGAGCAGGGCTTGTACTTTTTCCTCAACCCTTATTTGATCTTTTGCGTCAGATCAAACAAGAATCTCCTGAGGCGTATATCATTTTCCCGACACCGTCTGGAAAACTGTTTACGCAAAATGATGCCAAACGTTTGGCTCTCAAGAAACATGTGGTTTTTGTAAGTGGTCGTTATGAGGGAATTGATGAGAGAGTTATCGAAACATTTGCCGATGAGCTTTTTTGCATAGGTGATTATGTTTTAACGGGTGGCGAACTTCCGAGTCTTGTGATGAGTGATGCGATTAGTCGTAACATTAAAGGTGTTCTTGGAAACGAGGACTCTTTAAGTATGGAGAGTTTTGAGAGCCCACTTTTAGAGGCACCGTGTTTCTCAAAGCCGCCAGTTTACGAAAATAAATCCGTGCCCTCAGAGTTTTTAAAGGGAAACCACGCTAAAATCACAAGCTTAAAAAATAAAATGTCTGAATCTAAGACACAATATTTCAGACCAGATCTGTTTTCTCGCTTTAGCGTGAAGCATTAG
- a CDS encoding PLP-dependent aminotransferase family protein, protein MQTKFAKRVTTASRSFTRTILDLTAQSSIISFAGGLPDAALFPRANIEKHAKRLFEMGDNRLFQYSNASGVEALKVEIAKKYVGTTSAEIMLTNGSQQGLDLVCKTFLDEKDCIIVEDPSYLAALGLFHMYNATIKAVPLSSQGVDTKVLETLFRDHSPKFFYTIPIFQNPTGYSYTLENRQKVVRLAKKYNVILLEDSPYEALRYDGVQTTAFADLLPELTIALGTFSKTLAPDFRIGWMKAPKEIISALTLSKESTDLQNSKFFQHVCAAMMQNGELQEHTKTLIEYYRPKRDAMVKALQELFGDSIEFVVPEGGMFIWVNFKKCDDSMKLFDVAIKKGVAFVPGSVFFADKRVSSYGRLNYTNSSLEQIEEGVKKLHEAYAELS, encoded by the coding sequence ATGCAAACTAAATTTGCAAAGCGTGTTACCACGGCATCACGCTCATTTACACGAACTATCTTAGACTTAACAGCACAAAGCTCCATCATCTCGTTTGCAGGCGGACTTCCCGATGCTGCCCTTTTTCCAAGAGCAAACATTGAAAAACATGCAAAGAGACTCTTTGAAATGGGTGATAACCGTTTATTTCAATACAGCAACGCGTCAGGTGTTGAAGCACTCAAAGTAGAAATCGCTAAAAAATATGTAGGCACCACTTCAGCGGAAATCATGCTGACCAACGGTTCGCAACAAGGACTTGACTTGGTCTGCAAAACCTTTTTGGACGAGAAAGATTGCATCATCGTGGAAGATCCAAGCTACCTTGCAGCCCTTGGTCTGTTTCATATGTACAATGCGACCATTAAAGCCGTACCGCTTAGTTCACAAGGCGTTGATACGAAAGTGCTGGAAACCTTATTTAGAGATCATTCGCCCAAGTTTTTTTATACCATTCCTATTTTTCAAAACCCAACTGGCTACTCCTATACACTCGAAAATCGTCAAAAAGTGGTTCGTTTGGCAAAGAAGTATAATGTCATTTTACTCGAAGATAGCCCTTATGAAGCACTTCGTTACGATGGTGTTCAAACCACAGCCTTTGCTGATTTGCTCCCAGAGCTTACCATTGCGCTTGGAACATTTTCAAAAACACTCGCCCCTGATTTTCGCATCGGCTGGATGAAAGCCCCTAAAGAGATTATCAGTGCGCTCACACTTTCTAAAGAGAGTACGGATCTGCAAAACTCAAAGTTTTTCCAACATGTTTGTGCAGCAATGATGCAAAATGGCGAGTTGCAAGAACATACCAAAACTTTGATCGAATACTATCGTCCAAAGCGCGATGCGATGGTCAAAGCATTGCAAGAGCTTTTTGGCGACAGCATTGAGTTTGTTGTCCCTGAGGGCGGTATGTTTATTTGGGTTAATTTTAAAAAGTGTGATGATAGCATGAAGCTTTTTGATGTCGCCATCAAAAAAGGGGTTGCGTTTGTTCCGGGAAGTGTTTTCTTTGCCGATAAACGCGTCAGCTCTTATGGACGACTTAACTACACAAACTCAAGCCTTGAGCAGATTGAAGAGGGTGTTAAAAAACTTCACGAAGCCTATGCAGAGCTAAGTTAA
- a CDS encoding aspartate carbamoyltransferase catalytic subunit encodes MNHLINTRDFSLEEIEQLLERATEFLDEKPREILKNKTVITIFFENSTRTRSSFEIAAKRLGAMVVSLDVSRSSSSKGETLFDTAANLDAMGPDAIVVRHKSSGVPHILANYVNCPIVNGGDGAHAHPTQALLDLFTMKRHFGDVRGKKVAIVGDIKNSRVANSNIELLARVGVEVILVGPPHFLPQTDLRVYHRIEEVIDEVDVIMSLRAQTERHANQIYASLKDYGTDFCITSKLMGDRDIIILHPGPVHRNVDVDDFMMKDPRSKILEQVKNGVAVRMAVLEKLIEH; translated from the coding sequence GTGAACCATTTGATTAATACACGAGATTTTTCGTTAGAAGAGATTGAGCAGTTGCTTGAGCGAGCAACAGAGTTTTTAGATGAAAAACCACGAGAAATTTTGAAAAACAAAACGGTCATCACCATCTTTTTTGAAAACTCAACCAGAACACGAAGTAGTTTTGAAATTGCAGCAAAGCGTTTGGGCGCGATGGTTGTGAGCCTTGATGTCTCACGTAGCTCATCCAGTAAAGGCGAAACACTTTTTGACACCGCAGCAAACCTTGATGCCATGGGACCAGACGCTATTGTTGTTCGCCATAAAAGCTCTGGCGTTCCTCACATCTTAGCCAACTATGTCAATTGCCCGATTGTCAATGGAGGCGATGGTGCTCATGCGCACCCAACCCAAGCGCTTTTAGATCTTTTTACGATGAAACGTCATTTTGGTGATGTGAGAGGTAAGAAAGTGGCAATTGTGGGAGATATTAAAAATTCTCGTGTGGCGAACAGCAACATCGAACTTTTAGCACGTGTAGGTGTTGAAGTTATTTTGGTTGGGCCTCCGCATTTTCTTCCTCAAACCGATCTTAGAGTGTACCACCGCATTGAAGAGGTGATTGATGAGGTTGATGTCATTATGAGTTTACGTGCCCAAACGGAACGTCATGCAAACCAGATTTACGCATCACTTAAAGATTATGGAACCGATTTTTGCATCACTTCAAAACTCATGGGAGATCGTGACATCATCATTCTTCACCCAGGTCCCGTACACCGCAATGTCGATGTCGATGATTTTATGATGAAAGATCCACGCTCCAAAATTTTAGAGCAAGTTAAAAATGGTGTGGCGGTTAGAATGGCGGTTTTGGAGAAGCTGATTGAACATTGA
- the rimM gene encoding ribosome maturation factor RimM (Essential for efficient processing of 16S rRNA), which yields MNNQSSLIEVAQIGRLVGLKGELKLHLQCDFPEQFKKGKTFKTQKGEELEVFSFNQARGLISFVGYQSREAAAKLVNTFLLTTQENSINECALKEGEFFWFDLIDARVMDEDGTLLGVVDEIERIAVTDYLVIKTDEVLVKKGFAKSFYLPYIDRYIVMFDKTKKEVLSKDGLGILENS from the coding sequence ATGAATAATCAATCTTCTCTCATTGAAGTCGCTCAAATCGGGCGACTCGTGGGCTTAAAAGGTGAGTTAAAACTTCACCTTCAATGTGATTTCCCCGAACAGTTTAAAAAAGGCAAAACGTTTAAAACCCAAAAAGGTGAAGAACTGGAAGTCTTTTCGTTTAATCAAGCACGTGGGCTTATCTCTTTTGTTGGGTATCAAAGTAGAGAAGCAGCTGCAAAGCTTGTGAATACTTTTTTACTCACAACACAGGAAAATTCAATCAATGAATGTGCTCTTAAAGAGGGTGAATTCTTTTGGTTTGATTTAATTGACGCACGTGTTATGGATGAAGATGGAACACTTTTGGGTGTTGTAGATGAGATAGAACGTATTGCCGTTACGGACTATTTGGTTATTAAAACTGATGAGGTATTGGTGAAAAAAGGGTTTGCAAAATCTTTTTATTTGCCGTACATTGATCGTTATATTGTGATGTTTGATAAGACAAAAAAAGAGGTACTAAGCAAAGACGGTTTAGGAATTCTGGAGAACTCCTAA
- a CDS encoding glycine zipper 2TM domain-containing protein, whose amino-acid sequence MKKIFYAPLLLLSSLLYAESFTFQEEVRVVTSKPEYRMVTTRTPFQECWDEQLETHYAPTPQHNDGSGVVGGVIGGVAGGVLGHQIGGGSGKTAATVGGAIVGTLVGKNLAEQNSYAPPPPPTYRTERRCTTRYEEKSAEKFMGYRNTANYKGQSIVKYSDQPLEFIHMSVTVSY is encoded by the coding sequence ATGAAAAAAATCTTTTATGCGCCGCTTCTACTTTTGAGTTCTCTCCTCTATGCAGAGAGCTTCACGTTTCAAGAAGAAGTGCGTGTTGTTACCAGTAAACCAGAGTACCGTATGGTTACCACACGTACTCCTTTTCAAGAGTGCTGGGATGAACAGCTCGAAACACACTATGCCCCAACCCCACAGCATAATGATGGTAGTGGTGTTGTAGGTGGCGTTATTGGCGGTGTTGCTGGTGGCGTTTTAGGACATCAAATTGGTGGAGGTAGTGGTAAAACTGCCGCAACAGTGGGTGGTGCCATTGTAGGAACATTGGTCGGAAAAAATTTGGCTGAACAAAATAGCTATGCACCACCCCCTCCCCCAACCTACCGAACAGAGAGACGTTGTACAACGCGTTATGAGGAAAAGAGTGCTGAAAAATTTATGGGATACCGCAATACTGCTAACTATAAAGGTCAGAGCATTGTCAAATACTCCGATCAACCTTTAGAGTTTATCCACATGAGTGTCACGGTAAGCTACTAA
- a CDS encoding KH domain-containing protein, protein MIDKFLEEFAKLLVDNPAGVRVERSDVDGTFCEVVIYADKIDTGKLIGKDGKMINSLKTLISGCKAKDGISYRVTVKANDE, encoded by the coding sequence ATGATTGACAAATTTCTCGAAGAGTTTGCCAAACTTTTGGTAGACAATCCAGCAGGTGTACGCGTTGAGCGAAGCGATGTTGATGGAACATTTTGCGAAGTTGTCATCTATGCAGATAAAATTGATACCGGTAAGTTGATTGGTAAAGATGGCAAAATGATCAATTCACTCAAGACGCTTATCTCTGGATGTAAAGCCAAAGACGGCATATCTTACAGAGTGACTGTCAAAGCTAACGATGAATAA
- the rplS gene encoding 50S ribosomal protein L19 has protein sequence MRNKFIEAFEAGQIAEKNVPAFRAGDTLRVAVKIVEGDKQRVQNFEGICIARRGTGTGETFMVRKIGANSVGVERIFPIYSDSIDEIVVLRRGVVRRAKLFYLRDRRGKAAKIRELRK, from the coding sequence ATGAGAAATAAATTTATTGAAGCTTTTGAAGCAGGACAAATTGCTGAGAAAAATGTTCCAGCTTTTAGAGCAGGTGACACACTTAGAGTTGCTGTAAAAATTGTTGAAGGCGATAAACAACGTGTTCAAAATTTTGAGGGTATCTGTATTGCAAGACGTGGTACGGGCACAGGCGAAACCTTTATGGTAAGAAAAATCGGTGCAAACAGTGTTGGTGTAGAGAGAATCTTCCCAATCTATTCTGACAGCATTGATGAGATCGTTGTTCTTAGACGTGGTGTTGTACGTCGTGCAAAACTCTTCTATCTTAGAGATAGACGTGGTAAAGCTGCAAAAATTAGAGAACTTAGAAAATAA
- the rpsP gene encoding 30S ribosomal protein S16: MATVVRLTRMGRNKAPFYRIVVTDSRKKRDGGSIETIGYYNPLSNPQTIKFDAERLAYWKSVGAKMSDRVAKITGK; this comes from the coding sequence ATGGCAACAGTTGTAAGATTAACAAGAATGGGTAGAAATAAAGCACCTTTTTACAGAATCGTCGTAACAGACAGCAGAAAAAAACGTGATGGTGGATCAATCGAGACTATCGGTTATTATAACCCACTGAGCAATCCTCAAACAATCAAATTTGATGCTGAGAGACTTGCGTACTGGAAAAGTGTTGGCGCTAAGATGAGTGACAGGGTTGCTAAAATCACAGGTAAATAA
- a CDS encoding aminodeoxychorismate synthase component I, which translates to MNIEFAHKLNLLGGEREPFFFVIDYAAKQFEAFPLNALPNGILYQLEAQNNALKNFTCKAFSWQKTPPFKEHYLSQVDAVIEEIKAGNTYLLNLTAPTRVNLSCSLENLFYTANAPFKLCYHEKFVCFSPERFVQIADNHISTYPMKGTIDASIPNAEHIILNDEKEKAEHVMVVDLLRNDLSMVSREVRVERFRYVEKIQAGAKELLQVSSKITGKLDENWHENVGDIIATLLPAGSISGTPKRSSVEIIERIEGYSRGFFTGIFGIYDGKSLDSAVMIRFLEKTKEGHVFKSGGGITLLSEAQKEYDELCDKVYIPVF; encoded by the coding sequence TTGAACATTGAGTTTGCGCACAAACTCAATCTTTTGGGTGGAGAAAGAGAGCCTTTCTTTTTTGTCATTGACTATGCTGCAAAACAGTTCGAGGCTTTCCCTCTCAACGCTTTACCCAATGGTATTTTATATCAGTTAGAAGCTCAAAACAATGCCCTCAAAAACTTTACATGTAAAGCATTTTCATGGCAGAAAACGCCTCCTTTTAAAGAGCATTATCTTTCCCAAGTTGACGCAGTGATCGAAGAGATAAAAGCGGGAAATACCTATCTGCTCAATCTTACAGCTCCCACCAGAGTGAACCTCTCTTGCAGTTTAGAAAATCTTTTCTACACGGCTAATGCTCCTTTTAAACTCTGCTACCACGAAAAATTTGTCTGTTTTTCTCCTGAGCGTTTTGTTCAAATTGCAGACAATCACATCAGTACTTATCCCATGAAAGGGACGATTGATGCGAGTATTCCCAATGCTGAACATATCATCTTAAACGATGAAAAAGAGAAGGCTGAGCATGTCATGGTTGTGGATCTTTTGCGCAATGACCTCTCCATGGTCTCTCGCGAAGTGCGTGTTGAGCGGTTTCGTTATGTGGAAAAGATACAAGCAGGAGCGAAAGAACTTCTTCAAGTAAGCTCAAAAATCACGGGAAAATTAGACGAAAATTGGCATGAAAATGTCGGCGATATTATTGCAACACTTCTTCCAGCAGGCTCTATCAGTGGAACACCAAAACGCAGTAGTGTGGAGATCATAGAGCGCATTGAAGGCTATTCACGAGGCTTTTTTACGGGTATTTTTGGGATTTATGATGGGAAAAGTCTGGATAGTGCGGTGATGATTCGCTTTTTGGAAAAAACGAAAGAGGGGCATGTGTTTAAAAGTGGTGGAGGTATAACGCTTTTAAGTGAGGCGCAAAAGGAGTACGATGAGTTGTGTGATAAAGTCTATATCCCCGTGTTTTGA
- a CDS encoding AraC family transcriptional regulator, whose translation MTKNDHIERVNEVLFYIHGDIGKNFLVDELATSVATSPFHFNRIFKETTGESLHAYIKRVKLEHAANLLLFNPDATITHIMHEVGFISNASFSQAFKENFGVTPTKWREVDQVNENRDYTFAHKPLHVKICSMPSFDVAYVRHKGYDRSIKTAWLKLQEWALRQGIDFKHQSMIGLHHSNPRFVESSQCHYVACLELPTVRKFYRSGEIGVMRIPQTFCAVFSLQGVYGDLRKYMDVIYHEWLPKSEYEKASLPSFAVYRQNHFINADETFDLDFCVPVRFK comes from the coding sequence ATGACAAAAAATGATCACATTGAGCGCGTGAATGAAGTGCTTTTTTATATCCACGGCGATATTGGAAAGAACTTTTTGGTGGACGAACTCGCAACGTCAGTGGCAACGTCACCCTTTCATTTTAACCGTATATTTAAAGAGACGACAGGAGAGAGCTTGCATGCGTACATAAAGCGTGTTAAGCTTGAACACGCCGCCAATCTGTTACTGTTTAATCCAGATGCTACGATAACGCATATCATGCACGAAGTTGGTTTTATCTCCAATGCCTCTTTCTCACAAGCGTTTAAAGAGAATTTTGGTGTAACGCCAACCAAATGGCGTGAAGTCGATCAAGTCAATGAAAACAGAGACTATACGTTTGCCCATAAACCTTTACATGTAAAGATCTGTTCTATGCCAAGTTTTGATGTCGCCTACGTCAGGCACAAAGGGTATGATCGTAGCATCAAGACAGCGTGGCTGAAGCTTCAAGAGTGGGCATTGCGTCAAGGAATAGACTTTAAACACCAAAGCATGATAGGTCTGCATCACAGTAATCCTCGCTTTGTAGAGTCTTCACAATGCCATTACGTGGCATGTTTAGAGCTTCCCACAGTCAGGAAGTTTTACCGAAGTGGTGAAATAGGGGTTATGCGTATTCCTCAAACGTTTTGTGCTGTTTTTTCACTGCAAGGTGTTTATGGGGATCTTCGAAAGTATATGGATGTGATTTACCATGAGTGGTTACCCAAAAGTGAGTATGAAAAGGCGTCACTTCCATCCTTTGCCGTGTACAGACAAAACCATTTTATCAATGCTGATGAGACGTTTGATTTGGACTTTTGTGTACCAGTACGATTTAAGTAG